In Oenanthe melanoleuca isolate GR-GAL-2019-014 chromosome 8, OMel1.0, whole genome shotgun sequence, a single genomic region encodes these proteins:
- the MKNK1 gene encoding MAP kinase-interacting serine/threonine-protein kinase 1 isoform X3: MVSSQPVPIADSGKRKKKKRTRATDQVPGKFEDLYKLTAELLGEGAYAKVQGAISLQTGKEYAVKIIEKNAGHSRSRVFREIETLYQCQGNKNILELIEFFEDDTRYYLVFEKLRGGSILAHIQKRKHFNEREASKVVRDIASALDFLHTKGIAHRDLKPENILCESPEKISPVKICDFDLGSGVKLNSACTPITTPELTTPCGSAEYMAPEVVEVFMEEATFYDKRCDLWSLGVILYIMLSGYPPFVGNCGTDCGWDRGEVCRVCQNKLFESIQEGKYEFPDKDWSHISSEAKDLISKLLVCDARERLSAAQVLQHSWVQGQAPERGLPTPQVLRRNSSTKELTLFAAEAIALNRQLSQHESELSAEQESTAHTVCSVRLSPPSKSRLARRRAMAHATKNSDFQPVPHKAF; this comes from the exons ATGGTCAGCAGTCAGCCTGTCCCCATAGCAGacagtgggaaaaggaaaaagaaaaaaagaaccagagCCACAGATCAGGTCCCTGGGAAGTTCGAAG ACTTGTACAAGCTGACTGCTGAGCTGCTTGGTGAGGGAGCATATGCTAAAGTTCAGGGTGCTATCAGTCTCCAGACTGGGAAAGAATATGCAGTGAAA ATCATTGAAAAAAATGCTGGGCACAGTCGGAGTCGGGTTTTTCGTGAAATAGAAACTCTGTACCAGTGTCAAGGTAACAA gaatattttggaGTTAATAGAATTTTTTGAAGATGACACAAGATACTACCTGGTCTTTGAGAAGCTACGAGGAG GTTCAATCCTGGCCCATATACAAAAGAGAAAGCACTTCAATGAACGAGAAGCAAGCAAAGTGGTGAGAGACATTGCCTCTGCTCTGGACTTTCTTCATACAAAAG GTATTGCTCACAGGGACCTGAAGCCTGAAAACATCCTGTGTGAATCTCCAGAAAAG ATATCACCAGTAAAAATATGTGACTTTGATCTTGGCAGTGGGGTGAAGCTGAACAGTGCATGTACTCCGATAACTACTCCCGAATTAACAACGCCG TGTGGCTCTGCAGAATACATGGCCCCTGAAGTGGTGGAAGTCTTCATGGAGGAGGCCACGTTCTATGACAAGAGGTGTGATCTGTGGAGCCTGGGGGTGATTCTGTACATCATGCTCAGTGGTTACCCCCCTTTCGTGGGCAACTGCGGCACGGACTGtggctgggacagaggagaAGTCTGCAGAGTTTGCCAG aACAAGCTTTTTGAGAGCATTCAGGAAGGCAAATATGAATTTCCTGACAAGGACTGGTCACATATTTCCTCTGAGGCCAAAGATCTCATCTCAAAGCTGCTGGTTTGTGATGCCAGAGAACGACTTAGTGCTGCTCAAGTTTTGCAACATTCATGGGTTCAAGGA CAGGCTCCTGAAAGGGGATTGCCCACCCCCCAAGTTCTTCGAAG gaacagcagcaccaaGGAGCTGACCCTGTTCGCTGCCGAGGCCATAGCGCTGAACCGGCAGCTGTCCCAGCACGAGAGCGAGCTGAGCGCGGAGCAGGAGAGCACCGCCCACACCGTGTGCTCCGTGAGActgtcccctccctccaaatccCGCCTGGCCCGGCGCAGGGCCATGGCCCACGCCACCAAAAACAGCGACTTCCAGCCGGTTCCCCATAAAGCCTTCTGA
- the MKNK1 gene encoding MAP kinase-interacting serine/threonine-protein kinase 1 isoform X4, with product MVSSQPVPIADSGKRKKKKRTRATDQVPGKFEDLYKLTAELLGEGAYAKVQGAISLQTGKEYAVKIIEKNAGHSRSRVFREIETLYQCQGNKNILELIEFFEDDTRYYLVFEKLRGGSILAHIQKRKHFNEREASKVVRDIASALDFLHTKGIAHRDLKPENILCESPEKISPVKICDFDLGSGVKLNSACTPITTPELTTPCGSAEYMAPEVVEVFMEEATFYDKRCDLWSLGVILYIMLSGYPPFVGNCGTDCGWDRGEVCRVCQNKLFESIQEGKYEFPDKDWSHISSEAKDLISKLLVCDARERLSAAQVLQHSWVQGAPERGLPTPQVLRRNSSTKELTLFAAEAIALNRQLSQHESELSAEQESTAHTVCSVRLSPPSKSRLARRRAMAHATKNSDFQPVPHKAF from the exons ATGGTCAGCAGTCAGCCTGTCCCCATAGCAGacagtgggaaaaggaaaaagaaaaaaagaaccagagCCACAGATCAGGTCCCTGGGAAGTTCGAAG ACTTGTACAAGCTGACTGCTGAGCTGCTTGGTGAGGGAGCATATGCTAAAGTTCAGGGTGCTATCAGTCTCCAGACTGGGAAAGAATATGCAGTGAAA ATCATTGAAAAAAATGCTGGGCACAGTCGGAGTCGGGTTTTTCGTGAAATAGAAACTCTGTACCAGTGTCAAGGTAACAA gaatattttggaGTTAATAGAATTTTTTGAAGATGACACAAGATACTACCTGGTCTTTGAGAAGCTACGAGGAG GTTCAATCCTGGCCCATATACAAAAGAGAAAGCACTTCAATGAACGAGAAGCAAGCAAAGTGGTGAGAGACATTGCCTCTGCTCTGGACTTTCTTCATACAAAAG GTATTGCTCACAGGGACCTGAAGCCTGAAAACATCCTGTGTGAATCTCCAGAAAAG ATATCACCAGTAAAAATATGTGACTTTGATCTTGGCAGTGGGGTGAAGCTGAACAGTGCATGTACTCCGATAACTACTCCCGAATTAACAACGCCG TGTGGCTCTGCAGAATACATGGCCCCTGAAGTGGTGGAAGTCTTCATGGAGGAGGCCACGTTCTATGACAAGAGGTGTGATCTGTGGAGCCTGGGGGTGATTCTGTACATCATGCTCAGTGGTTACCCCCCTTTCGTGGGCAACTGCGGCACGGACTGtggctgggacagaggagaAGTCTGCAGAGTTTGCCAG aACAAGCTTTTTGAGAGCATTCAGGAAGGCAAATATGAATTTCCTGACAAGGACTGGTCACATATTTCCTCTGAGGCCAAAGATCTCATCTCAAAGCTGCTGGTTTGTGATGCCAGAGAACGACTTAGTGCTGCTCAAGTTTTGCAACATTCATGGGTTCAAGGA GCTCCTGAAAGGGGATTGCCCACCCCCCAAGTTCTTCGAAG gaacagcagcaccaaGGAGCTGACCCTGTTCGCTGCCGAGGCCATAGCGCTGAACCGGCAGCTGTCCCAGCACGAGAGCGAGCTGAGCGCGGAGCAGGAGAGCACCGCCCACACCGTGTGCTCCGTGAGActgtcccctccctccaaatccCGCCTGGCCCGGCGCAGGGCCATGGCCCACGCCACCAAAAACAGCGACTTCCAGCCGGTTCCCCATAAAGCCTTCTGA
- the MKNK1 gene encoding MAP kinase-interacting serine/threonine-protein kinase 1 isoform X1 → MFCHTEMVSSQPVPIADSGKRKKKKRTRATDQVPGKFEDLYKLTAELLGEGAYAKVQGAISLQTGKEYAVKIIEKNAGHSRSRVFREIETLYQCQGNKNILELIEFFEDDTRYYLVFEKLRGGSILAHIQKRKHFNEREASKVVRDIASALDFLHTKGIAHRDLKPENILCESPEKISPVKICDFDLGSGVKLNSACTPITTPELTTPCGSAEYMAPEVVEVFMEEATFYDKRCDLWSLGVILYIMLSGYPPFVGNCGTDCGWDRGEVCRVCQNKLFESIQEGKYEFPDKDWSHISSEAKDLISKLLVCDARERLSAAQVLQHSWVQGQAPERGLPTPQVLRRNSSTKELTLFAAEAIALNRQLSQHESELSAEQESTAHTVCSVRLSPPSKSRLARRRAMAHATKNSDFQPVPHKAF, encoded by the exons ATGTTCTGCCACACAGAGATGGTCAGCAGTCAGCCTGTCCCCATAGCAGacagtgggaaaaggaaaaagaaaaaaagaaccagagCCACAGATCAGGTCCCTGGGAAGTTCGAAG ACTTGTACAAGCTGACTGCTGAGCTGCTTGGTGAGGGAGCATATGCTAAAGTTCAGGGTGCTATCAGTCTCCAGACTGGGAAAGAATATGCAGTGAAA ATCATTGAAAAAAATGCTGGGCACAGTCGGAGTCGGGTTTTTCGTGAAATAGAAACTCTGTACCAGTGTCAAGGTAACAA gaatattttggaGTTAATAGAATTTTTTGAAGATGACACAAGATACTACCTGGTCTTTGAGAAGCTACGAGGAG GTTCAATCCTGGCCCATATACAAAAGAGAAAGCACTTCAATGAACGAGAAGCAAGCAAAGTGGTGAGAGACATTGCCTCTGCTCTGGACTTTCTTCATACAAAAG GTATTGCTCACAGGGACCTGAAGCCTGAAAACATCCTGTGTGAATCTCCAGAAAAG ATATCACCAGTAAAAATATGTGACTTTGATCTTGGCAGTGGGGTGAAGCTGAACAGTGCATGTACTCCGATAACTACTCCCGAATTAACAACGCCG TGTGGCTCTGCAGAATACATGGCCCCTGAAGTGGTGGAAGTCTTCATGGAGGAGGCCACGTTCTATGACAAGAGGTGTGATCTGTGGAGCCTGGGGGTGATTCTGTACATCATGCTCAGTGGTTACCCCCCTTTCGTGGGCAACTGCGGCACGGACTGtggctgggacagaggagaAGTCTGCAGAGTTTGCCAG aACAAGCTTTTTGAGAGCATTCAGGAAGGCAAATATGAATTTCCTGACAAGGACTGGTCACATATTTCCTCTGAGGCCAAAGATCTCATCTCAAAGCTGCTGGTTTGTGATGCCAGAGAACGACTTAGTGCTGCTCAAGTTTTGCAACATTCATGGGTTCAAGGA CAGGCTCCTGAAAGGGGATTGCCCACCCCCCAAGTTCTTCGAAG gaacagcagcaccaaGGAGCTGACCCTGTTCGCTGCCGAGGCCATAGCGCTGAACCGGCAGCTGTCCCAGCACGAGAGCGAGCTGAGCGCGGAGCAGGAGAGCACCGCCCACACCGTGTGCTCCGTGAGActgtcccctccctccaaatccCGCCTGGCCCGGCGCAGGGCCATGGCCCACGCCACCAAAAACAGCGACTTCCAGCCGGTTCCCCATAAAGCCTTCTGA
- the MKNK1 gene encoding MAP kinase-interacting serine/threonine-protein kinase 1 isoform X2 has protein sequence MFCHTEMVSSQPVPIADSGKRKKKKRTRATDQVPGKFEDLYKLTAELLGEGAYAKVQGAISLQTGKEYAVKIIEKNAGHSRSRVFREIETLYQCQGNKNILELIEFFEDDTRYYLVFEKLRGGSILAHIQKRKHFNEREASKVVRDIASALDFLHTKGIAHRDLKPENILCESPEKISPVKICDFDLGSGVKLNSACTPITTPELTTPCGSAEYMAPEVVEVFMEEATFYDKRCDLWSLGVILYIMLSGYPPFVGNCGTDCGWDRGEVCRVCQNKLFESIQEGKYEFPDKDWSHISSEAKDLISKLLVCDARERLSAAQVLQHSWVQGAPERGLPTPQVLRRNSSTKELTLFAAEAIALNRQLSQHESELSAEQESTAHTVCSVRLSPPSKSRLARRRAMAHATKNSDFQPVPHKAF, from the exons ATGTTCTGCCACACAGAGATGGTCAGCAGTCAGCCTGTCCCCATAGCAGacagtgggaaaaggaaaaagaaaaaaagaaccagagCCACAGATCAGGTCCCTGGGAAGTTCGAAG ACTTGTACAAGCTGACTGCTGAGCTGCTTGGTGAGGGAGCATATGCTAAAGTTCAGGGTGCTATCAGTCTCCAGACTGGGAAAGAATATGCAGTGAAA ATCATTGAAAAAAATGCTGGGCACAGTCGGAGTCGGGTTTTTCGTGAAATAGAAACTCTGTACCAGTGTCAAGGTAACAA gaatattttggaGTTAATAGAATTTTTTGAAGATGACACAAGATACTACCTGGTCTTTGAGAAGCTACGAGGAG GTTCAATCCTGGCCCATATACAAAAGAGAAAGCACTTCAATGAACGAGAAGCAAGCAAAGTGGTGAGAGACATTGCCTCTGCTCTGGACTTTCTTCATACAAAAG GTATTGCTCACAGGGACCTGAAGCCTGAAAACATCCTGTGTGAATCTCCAGAAAAG ATATCACCAGTAAAAATATGTGACTTTGATCTTGGCAGTGGGGTGAAGCTGAACAGTGCATGTACTCCGATAACTACTCCCGAATTAACAACGCCG TGTGGCTCTGCAGAATACATGGCCCCTGAAGTGGTGGAAGTCTTCATGGAGGAGGCCACGTTCTATGACAAGAGGTGTGATCTGTGGAGCCTGGGGGTGATTCTGTACATCATGCTCAGTGGTTACCCCCCTTTCGTGGGCAACTGCGGCACGGACTGtggctgggacagaggagaAGTCTGCAGAGTTTGCCAG aACAAGCTTTTTGAGAGCATTCAGGAAGGCAAATATGAATTTCCTGACAAGGACTGGTCACATATTTCCTCTGAGGCCAAAGATCTCATCTCAAAGCTGCTGGTTTGTGATGCCAGAGAACGACTTAGTGCTGCTCAAGTTTTGCAACATTCATGGGTTCAAGGA GCTCCTGAAAGGGGATTGCCCACCCCCCAAGTTCTTCGAAG gaacagcagcaccaaGGAGCTGACCCTGTTCGCTGCCGAGGCCATAGCGCTGAACCGGCAGCTGTCCCAGCACGAGAGCGAGCTGAGCGCGGAGCAGGAGAGCACCGCCCACACCGTGTGCTCCGTGAGActgtcccctccctccaaatccCGCCTGGCCCGGCGCAGGGCCATGGCCCACGCCACCAAAAACAGCGACTTCCAGCCGGTTCCCCATAAAGCCTTCTGA